One Methylocaldum marinum DNA window includes the following coding sequences:
- the dapA gene encoding 4-hydroxy-tetrahydrodipicolinate synthase, with translation MIQGSIVALVTPMKPDGTLDDESLSRLLEFHIEQGTDAIVAVGTTGESATLDEAEHCRVIQFVVEKVAGRVPVIAGTGANSTTEAINLTARAKAAGADACLLVTPYYNKPTQEGLYLHYKAVAEAVDIPQILYNVPGRTACDLLPATVARLAEVPHIVGIKEATGNLDRAREIMRLCGPNFLLYSGDDATACEFCLLGGKGVISVTANVAPKLMHEMCAAAVAGDAEAARAIDAKLAALHRDLFVESNPIPVKWAVCELGLIESGIRLPLTWLSESCRETVRSAMRQAGTI, from the coding sequence ATGATTCAAGGTAGCATCGTCGCATTGGTAACCCCGATGAAACCGGACGGTACGCTGGATGACGAAAGTTTGAGCCGCTTGCTCGAATTTCATATCGAACAGGGAACCGATGCCATCGTTGCCGTGGGAACCACCGGAGAATCGGCGACTCTCGATGAGGCGGAGCACTGCCGCGTCATTCAATTCGTAGTGGAAAAGGTTGCCGGACGGGTTCCCGTGATTGCCGGCACCGGCGCCAATTCCACCACCGAGGCGATCAATCTGACGGCGCGCGCCAAAGCGGCAGGCGCGGACGCCTGTCTGCTGGTGACGCCTTATTACAATAAGCCTACGCAGGAAGGTCTTTATCTTCATTACAAAGCCGTTGCCGAGGCGGTGGACATTCCCCAGATTCTTTACAACGTTCCCGGCCGAACTGCTTGCGACCTGCTGCCCGCAACGGTCGCTCGCCTTGCCGAAGTTCCCCATATTGTCGGCATCAAAGAGGCTACCGGCAATCTGGATCGAGCAAGAGAAATTATGCGCCTGTGCGGTCCGAATTTCCTCCTTTATTCCGGCGACGATGCGACGGCGTGCGAATTCTGCCTGCTCGGCGGAAAAGGCGTGATTTCGGTAACGGCCAACGTGGCGCCCAAGCTCATGCACGAGATGTGCGCAGCGGCCGTCGCCGGCGATGCGGAGGCGGCCAGAGCCATCGACGCCAAGCTGGCCGCGCTCCACCGCGACCTGTTCGTCGAGTCGAACCCGATACCTGTGAAGTGGGCGGTGTGCGAACTGGGATTGATAGAATCCGGCATTCGCTTGCCGTTGACCTGGCTCTCGGAGAGCTGCCGGGAAACGGTTCGTAGCGCCATGCGCCAAGCCGGTACGATTTAA
- a CDS encoding single stranded DNA-binding domain-containing protein: protein MNTVKASEPKIRLFDWQKSLTIILDHPVQTSLFIITFAFLLLVEPPVLVSLLLLSTLLYFIFALGESVSRVEDPAESSSVLTEEQAPSTDPAIAESFEAPSTGTGEAGRRPPRRTAQRGNDPQNAQANRQQPRRRASKTPK, encoded by the coding sequence GTGAATACGGTAAAGGCGTCGGAGCCTAAAATCCGCCTTTTTGATTGGCAGAAATCGCTCACCATCATTTTGGACCATCCGGTTCAAACCAGCCTGTTCATTATCACCTTTGCCTTTCTGCTTCTGGTCGAGCCGCCGGTTCTGGTGTCGCTCTTGCTGCTCTCGACTCTGCTTTATTTCATTTTTGCGCTCGGCGAAAGCGTGTCCCGAGTCGAGGACCCGGCGGAGAGCAGTTCGGTTTTAACGGAAGAACAAGCCCCGTCCACGGATCCGGCTATCGCCGAAAGTTTCGAGGCGCCGTCGACCGGCACAGGCGAAGCAGGCAGAAGACCGCCGAGACGAACCGCGCAAAGAGGAAACGATCCACAGAACGCTCAGGCGAATCGGCAACAGCCCAGGCGAAGAGCTTCCAAGACTCCCAAATAG
- a CDS encoding peroxiredoxin — protein MTTASPGQAAPSFSAPATSGKTITLSDYRGKYLVLYFYPKDNTPGCTQEGQDFRDLYADFQNLNAEILGISRDSVKSHEGFKCKYEFPFELISDEDETICKLYDVIKMKNMYGKQVLGIERSTFLIDPAGTIAAEWRKVRVDGHAQEVLGKIRELAAQ, from the coding sequence ATGACAACTGCTTCTCCCGGGCAAGCCGCGCCGAGCTTTTCGGCTCCGGCCACATCCGGCAAAACCATCACGCTTTCGGATTATCGAGGCAAATACCTCGTCCTTTACTTCTATCCCAAGGACAATACGCCCGGCTGTACTCAGGAAGGCCAGGATTTTCGTGACCTGTATGCCGATTTTCAGAATTTGAATGCCGAGATCCTGGGGATTTCCAGGGATAGCGTGAAATCTCACGAAGGCTTCAAATGCAAGTATGAGTTTCCGTTCGAGCTGATCTCCGACGAGGACGAAACGATCTGCAAGCTCTACGATGTCATCAAGATGAAGAACATGTACGGCAAACAGGTACTGGGCATCGAGCGCAGCACCTTTCTCATAGACCCGGCCGGCACGATTGCCGCCGAATGGCGGAAGGTCCGCGTCGACGGCCATGCACAGGAGGTACTGGGGAAAATCCGGGAGCTGGCCGCCCAATAA
- a CDS encoding glycine cleavage system protein R, whose protein sequence is MKRNNTSMQLAITVLGEDRSDLIVEITRAIKDCKCTILESRMTELGNEFAGHLLVEGNWNHIVRLESAFENLANRFAMKINTLRGREPEDREDNTLPYAIDIFATDQINSIHELSVFLSTRNIKILDLSTSRYPAPFSGTPLFLAHMVVKIPTGMRIVSLRDEFLDFCDQQNLDAILEPVKR, encoded by the coding sequence ATGAAGAGAAACAACACTTCTATGCAGCTCGCCATCACCGTCCTGGGCGAAGATCGCTCCGATCTGATCGTGGAAATAACCCGCGCCATCAAGGACTGCAAATGTACGATTCTCGAAAGCCGCATGACCGAGCTGGGAAACGAATTTGCCGGACATTTGCTGGTCGAGGGCAATTGGAATCACATCGTGCGGCTGGAAAGTGCATTCGAAAACCTGGCAAATCGCTTCGCCATGAAGATCAACACGCTGCGCGGGCGGGAACCGGAGGACAGGGAAGACAATACCCTGCCCTATGCGATCGACATCTTCGCCACGGATCAGATCAACAGCATTCACGAACTCAGCGTGTTTCTCTCCACTCGCAATATCAAGATTCTGGATCTCAGCACCAGCCGCTATCCTGCCCCCTTCAGCGGCACCCCATTGTTTCTCGCACATATGGTCGTAAAGATCCCGACAGGCATGCGCATTGTCTCGCTGCGCGACGAATTCCTTGATTTCTGCGATCAGCAGAACCTGGATGCCATACTTGAACCCGTAAAACGCTAA
- the bamC gene encoding outer membrane protein assembly factor BamC yields MSSCSFVAGLFPDKQKQYKFSSEIPALEIPPDLHASTIEGSENRVEPSRLSASADKSTLSDESENGSSQATLAQNSDDIPLIELEASYAEAWNEVGKALGRLRLEVSDQNRSDGLYYVYFREEDKPYEDRGLFGDLSALFTGSEPPAKEYRVKLEDRRNVTVIYVLDENGEPRREGPGLDLLKRLHQTLSSLDEFQEPDKE; encoded by the coding sequence TTGAGCAGCTGCAGCTTCGTCGCCGGTCTGTTTCCGGATAAGCAGAAGCAATACAAGTTCAGTTCCGAGATTCCCGCGCTGGAAATACCGCCGGATTTGCATGCATCCACCATCGAAGGCAGCGAAAATCGGGTGGAACCGAGCCGGTTGAGCGCTTCCGCGGATAAATCCACCCTGTCCGATGAGTCGGAGAACGGATCTTCACAGGCCACTTTGGCGCAGAATTCCGACGACATACCGCTGATCGAGCTCGAAGCGTCCTATGCCGAGGCCTGGAACGAAGTGGGCAAGGCCCTGGGACGGCTCAGACTCGAGGTCAGCGATCAAAACCGTTCGGACGGCCTCTACTACGTCTATTTCCGCGAAGAGGACAAACCGTACGAAGACCGAGGGCTGTTCGGCGACCTTAGCGCCTTATTCACGGGTTCCGAACCGCCGGCCAAGGAATATCGAGTCAAGCTGGAGGACAGGCGGAACGTCACCGTAATCTATGTTCTCGACGAAAACGGCGAGCCGCGGAGAGAAGGACCGGGATTGGATCTGCTTAAGCGGCTGCACCAAACGTTGTCGTCGCTCGACGAGTTTCAGGAGCCGGATAAGGAATAA
- a CDS encoding Hsp20/alpha crystallin family protein: protein MTMTRYEPWSILNQLQRELERSFEGGRPGTDTAATAEWTPAVDIKEEPGRYILWADLPGVSSDSIDIMMENGILTLKGERKTEATVRREGLKRVERVFGSFYRRFSLPDTADADGITARSKNGVLEISIPKKAAVQPKKINVVSEG from the coding sequence ATCACGATGACTCGATACGAACCCTGGAGCATTTTGAATCAGCTTCAAAGAGAGCTGGAACGTTCCTTCGAAGGCGGTCGCCCCGGGACCGATACCGCGGCCACCGCGGAATGGACCCCCGCCGTGGATATCAAGGAGGAACCGGGCCGCTATATTCTATGGGCCGATCTTCCCGGCGTAAGCTCGGATAGCATCGATATCATGATGGAGAACGGCATACTCACGCTGAAAGGCGAGCGGAAAACCGAGGCGACGGTTCGTCGCGAAGGCCTGAAACGCGTCGAGCGGGTATTCGGATCCTTCTATCGCCGCTTCTCGCTGCCGGACACCGCCGATGCGGACGGAATCACGGCGCGCAGCAAGAATGGGGTTCTGGAAATCTCCATACCGAAGAAAGCCGCCGTACAACCGAAAAAAATCAACGTCGTCAGCGAGGGTTAA
- a CDS encoding DUF2135 domain-containing protein — protein sequence MNITLIKDALNKPSPSGRGLSEGPLDQSVAQLASPNWRLNQRILKGGLVLLGGLFATALPAASFDCAKARATVEKLICADTDLSRQDQRLSEVYGKAAERLAEDKTRLKQLGDEQKAWLRQRGRCTDMACLKQVYRTRISELEGRSDRSGSQAGIDLGTPLNGWRNSFDQRVDHSRYFGGMAPAADTEDEENRSNVIRGRIDANGDEPFQLIVNGNPMPLLVENGKFFQPYTFSPGSNTVEIRSPDRRKHVRTQFYEVHQETAHPKMRIILSWDTHAELDLHVITPDGAHCSWNNPVLENGGAIDVDLSRGGYGPKMFVTPTPLAGTYLVYVNYWSDWNAGAEGNPHDGITVAKLTIVTDENTPDEKVRTLMLPLRHPGELVKADSFVYP from the coding sequence ATGAATATAACCCTGATTAAGGACGCTCTGAATAAGCCCTCTCCCTCCGGGAGAGGGTTGAGTGAGGGCCCGTTAGATCAATCCGTTGCACAGCTTGCTTCTCCGAATTGGAGACTTAATCAGCGCATCCTTAAGGGGGGCCTCGTATTGCTCGGCGGCCTTTTCGCAACGGCGCTTCCGGCCGCAAGCTTCGATTGTGCCAAGGCCCGGGCGACGGTGGAAAAGCTGATCTGTGCCGACACCGACCTTTCCCGGCAGGACCAACGATTGAGCGAGGTCTATGGGAAAGCCGCGGAGAGGCTCGCGGAAGACAAGACCCGTCTCAAGCAACTCGGTGACGAACAAAAAGCCTGGTTGCGTCAGCGGGGACGGTGTACCGATATGGCCTGCCTGAAGCAGGTTTATCGAACCCGCATAAGCGAACTGGAAGGTCGTTCCGATCGAAGCGGCAGTCAAGCCGGAATCGATCTCGGTACGCCTCTGAACGGATGGCGGAATTCCTTCGATCAACGGGTCGACCACTCCCGTTACTTCGGCGGCATGGCGCCGGCGGCCGACACCGAGGATGAGGAAAACCGTTCGAATGTGATCCGGGGGCGCATCGACGCGAACGGCGATGAACCTTTTCAATTGATCGTGAACGGCAACCCGATGCCTCTTTTGGTGGAGAACGGGAAGTTTTTTCAACCTTATACCTTCAGTCCGGGCTCGAATACCGTCGAGATTCGGAGCCCGGATCGCCGTAAGCACGTACGCACTCAGTTCTATGAAGTCCATCAAGAGACCGCTCATCCCAAGATGCGCATTATTCTGTCCTGGGATACCCACGCGGAACTGGATCTCCATGTCATTACGCCGGACGGTGCGCATTGTTCCTGGAACAACCCGGTGCTCGAAAACGGCGGCGCCATAGACGTGGATCTCTCGCGGGGCGGCTACGGTCCCAAGATGTTCGTCACCCCTACGCCTCTGGCCGGGACCTATCTTGTTTACGTGAACTACTGGTCGGATTGGAACGCGGGTGCGGAGGGGAACCCGCACGACGGGATCACGGTCGCCAAGCTAACGATCGTCACCGATGAAAATACGCCCGACGAAAAGGTGCGAACACTGATGTTGCCGCTGCGTCATCCGGGGGAATTGGTGAAGGCGGATTCGTTTGTTTACCCATGA
- a CDS encoding tetratricopeptide repeat protein gives MILCLITGAGTDPLEVRQCPETNALRAGRLEHEPSLWENRRLIPILYRGAVLPPEFAGYDSFILGSLESDLQIDHLVHLIASVPGLGQLQPESVASKPAPPDERTLAMKPIEPNRKSATHASSPPCPGTAIHPIGIGEPGAPKFINKITNTDRFDNITSLQREAESLWLKGEFTKARILQEMALDSCCRTLGKENPNTLTAMSNLAEMFWALGNVAEAKALHQQVLDVRRYVLGDRHPDTTAAAWNLFLTLTHTSDHAAAGYVIQQYLNWLQDSSPDILSPEQRRIRDMIRQFFS, from the coding sequence GTGATTCTCTGTTTGATCACCGGCGCCGGGACCGATCCACTCGAAGTCCGCCAATGTCCCGAAACCAATGCGCTACGCGCCGGTCGTCTTGAGCACGAGCCGTCGCTTTGGGAAAACAGGCGGCTTATTCCCATTTTATATCGCGGGGCAGTTCTGCCACCGGAATTCGCCGGGTATGATTCGTTTATCCTAGGCAGCCTGGAAAGCGATCTTCAGATCGACCATTTGGTGCATCTGATCGCCTCAGTGCCGGGATTAGGGCAATTGCAGCCGGAAAGCGTCGCTTCCAAACCGGCGCCGCCGGATGAAAGAACCTTGGCCATGAAACCAATCGAACCGAACCGGAAAAGCGCAACGCATGCGAGCAGCCCGCCGTGTCCGGGGACTGCGATTCACCCGATCGGCATCGGCGAACCCGGTGCACCTAAGTTCATAAACAAAATCACCAATACCGACCGCTTCGACAACATCACTTCACTGCAGCGGGAGGCCGAGTCCCTTTGGCTCAAGGGAGAATTCACCAAAGCCCGCATACTGCAGGAGATGGCACTCGACAGTTGCTGCCGAACGCTGGGAAAAGAAAATCCGAATACTTTGACCGCCATGTCCAATCTGGCCGAGATGTTTTGGGCACTCGGCAATGTTGCCGAGGCGAAGGCGCTTCACCAGCAGGTGTTGGACGTACGGAGATACGTGCTGGGAGATCGCCACCCCGACACCACCGCCGCGGCCTGGAACCTCTTTCTGACTTTGACCCATACTTCCGACCATGCAGCGGCCGGATACGTCATACAGCAATATCTGAATTGGCTACAGGACAGTAGCCCTGACATTCTGTCTCCCGAGCAACGAAGAATCCGCGACATGATCCGTCAGTTTTTCAGCTGA
- the purL gene encoding phosphoribosylformylglycinamidine synthase, whose product MFATFSGPSALSTFRLQKLLADLQGVEPSIAEVSAVYVHFAELERALSETEKRTLESILAYGPAHDSPSGTGDPLLVVPRLGTISPWSSKATDIVRRSNLEAVLRVERGIEYRVRSSKGVKVSNEEAVKSLIHDRMTQTVLLPGQESLVFQHPAPTPLEYIPLLEEGRPALVKANSRLGLALSEDELDYLADSFTALRRNPSDVELMMFAQANSEHCRHKIFNASWRIDGETRAETLFDMIRNTTRRSPEGVLSAYRDNAAVMQGPTANVFLRDPETLEYSYREEPVHILMKVETHNHPTAVSPHPGAATGSGGEIRDEAATGRGSQTKAGLTGFSVSHLRIPGFSQPWEKDHGKPGRIASALDIMLQGPIGGAAFNNEFGRPNLCGYFRTFEQQARDSSGLYGYHKPIMIAGGMGNIRPQHLAKQPIPAGAPIIVLGGPAMLIGLGGGAASSVASGESAEDLDFASVQRENPEMQRRCQEVINRCAALGEDNPILSVHDVGAGGLSNAVPEIIHDSGRGGRFELRDILIDEPGMSPMQIWCNESQERYVIALKPEALDRFRAFCERERCPYAVIGYATEEERLVLSDTRFGTHPIDISMALLFGKPPKMQRDAARIANPQAPIARNGIEIREAAKRVLNFPAVADKRFLITIGDRSVGGLVARDQMVGPWQVPVADVAVTVSGFQAYAGEAMAMGERTPLAVIDAPASGRMAVGEALTNIAAARIGSLSHVKLSANWMAAAGAAGEDAKLFDTVKAVGLDLCPTLGIAIPVGKDSLSMKTVWRQDGRDVVMTAPLSLIISAFAPVVDVRRTLTPELRLDCGPTRLILIDLGQGSNRLGGSALAQVYGQMGNDSPDLDDPALFKSFFAAIQSLNEEGRLLAYHDRSDGGLFATLCEMAFAARCGLEIDVSALGDDPVAALFSEELGAVIQVRETDLSGVTELFDRSGLGRFTHVIGLPGADKQIVFRGGGEILLSESRAELQCTWAETSYRMQALRDNPDCARREFEAIAVEDDPGLNAELSFDPADDVAAPFIAKGRPRVAILREQGVNGHVEMAAAFDRAGFTAVDVHMSDILAGHVKLRDFVGLAACGGFSYGDVLGAGGGWAKSVLLDARGRDEFRAFFERHDTFGIGVCNGCQMMSHLAELIPGAVHWPRFVRNESEQFEARVSLVEVQRSPSILFTGMEGSRIPVVVAHGEGRAEFHDDARKALSLGLVSLCYTDTHGKIAESFPHNPNGSPLGITGLTTLDGRFTIMMPHPERCFRTVQNSWHPAGWGEYGPWMRLFRNARVWVG is encoded by the coding sequence ATGTTTGCCACGTTTTCCGGTCCTTCCGCCCTTTCCACGTTTCGTCTGCAAAAGCTTTTGGCCGATCTTCAAGGCGTCGAGCCATCCATTGCCGAAGTCTCGGCGGTCTACGTGCATTTTGCCGAGCTTGAACGCGCGTTGAGCGAAACGGAGAAGCGTACGCTGGAGAGTATTCTGGCTTACGGACCGGCCCACGATTCGCCGAGCGGTACTGGCGACCCTTTGTTGGTGGTACCGCGGCTGGGCACGATTTCCCCATGGTCGAGCAAGGCGACCGATATCGTGCGGCGCAGCAATCTCGAAGCCGTCCTGCGCGTGGAGCGGGGAATCGAATATCGCGTCCGAAGCAGTAAGGGCGTTAAGGTCTCGAACGAGGAAGCCGTCAAGTCTCTGATCCACGATCGGATGACTCAAACGGTGCTCCTGCCGGGACAAGAGTCTCTCGTCTTCCAGCACCCGGCGCCGACGCCATTGGAGTACATTCCATTGCTGGAAGAAGGCAGACCGGCACTGGTCAAGGCCAACAGCAGGCTGGGACTGGCGTTGTCCGAGGACGAGCTGGACTATCTGGCCGATAGCTTCACGGCACTGCGGCGGAATCCGTCCGACGTCGAATTGATGATGTTCGCCCAGGCCAATTCGGAACATTGTCGGCACAAGATTTTTAACGCCAGCTGGCGTATCGACGGGGAGACTCGGGCAGAAACCCTGTTCGACATGATCAGGAATACGACCCGGCGCTCTCCGGAAGGGGTTTTATCCGCCTACCGCGATAACGCGGCGGTCATGCAGGGGCCGACGGCCAACGTGTTTTTGCGCGACCCGGAAACGCTCGAATACAGTTATCGAGAGGAGCCGGTCCACATCCTGATGAAGGTGGAAACTCATAATCATCCGACGGCCGTTTCACCTCATCCCGGTGCTGCAACCGGCTCCGGCGGCGAAATTCGCGACGAGGCGGCCACCGGACGGGGTTCGCAGACGAAGGCCGGTCTCACCGGCTTTTCCGTGTCCCATCTTCGCATCCCGGGCTTCAGCCAGCCCTGGGAAAAGGACCACGGCAAGCCGGGCCGTATTGCCTCGGCACTTGACATCATGCTGCAGGGACCGATCGGCGGAGCGGCATTCAACAACGAATTCGGCCGTCCGAATCTCTGCGGATATTTCCGCACCTTCGAGCAACAGGCCAGGGATAGTTCCGGTTTGTACGGCTACCATAAGCCGATCATGATCGCCGGCGGAATGGGAAACATTCGGCCCCAACATCTCGCGAAACAGCCGATTCCGGCCGGTGCTCCCATCATCGTGCTCGGCGGCCCGGCCATGCTTATCGGGCTCGGTGGCGGAGCCGCGTCCTCGGTCGCGTCGGGCGAGAGCGCCGAGGATCTGGATTTTGCCTCCGTTCAGCGAGAGAACCCGGAGATGCAGCGGCGCTGCCAGGAAGTGATCAACCGCTGTGCCGCGCTGGGTGAAGACAATCCAATCTTGTCCGTCCACGATGTGGGAGCCGGCGGGCTATCGAACGCCGTGCCGGAAATCATCCACGATTCAGGGCGGGGCGGACGGTTTGAGCTTCGCGACATACTCATCGACGAGCCCGGCATGTCGCCGATGCAGATTTGGTGCAACGAATCGCAAGAGCGTTATGTCATCGCCCTCAAACCCGAGGCACTGGACCGGTTCCGGGCATTTTGCGAGCGTGAGCGCTGCCCTTATGCCGTCATCGGCTACGCAACCGAAGAAGAGCGCCTGGTCCTCAGCGATACTCGATTCGGTACCCACCCGATCGATATATCCATGGCGCTGCTGTTCGGCAAGCCGCCGAAAATGCAGCGCGACGCCGCGAGAATTGCCAATCCGCAAGCGCCTATTGCCCGCAACGGCATCGAAATCCGGGAGGCGGCCAAGCGGGTTTTGAACTTCCCCGCGGTGGCGGACAAACGCTTTTTGATCACGATCGGCGATCGCTCGGTCGGCGGGCTGGTGGCGCGCGATCAAATGGTCGGACCGTGGCAGGTGCCGGTGGCGGATGTGGCGGTTACCGTTTCCGGTTTTCAGGCGTACGCCGGCGAGGCCATGGCTATGGGTGAACGAACGCCCCTGGCGGTCATCGACGCACCGGCGTCGGGGCGTATGGCGGTTGGCGAGGCCTTGACCAACATCGCCGCCGCCCGAATCGGTTCCTTGAGCCATGTGAAGCTGTCGGCCAATTGGATGGCGGCGGCGGGCGCTGCCGGCGAGGATGCCAAGCTGTTCGATACGGTAAAGGCCGTGGGCCTGGACTTGTGTCCCACCCTGGGCATTGCGATTCCGGTCGGGAAAGACTCGTTGTCGATGAAGACGGTATGGCGGCAGGACGGACGCGATGTCGTCATGACGGCGCCGCTGTCGCTGATCATTTCCGCATTCGCGCCGGTGGTCGACGTGCGCCGCACCCTGACGCCCGAGCTTCGGCTCGACTGCGGCCCGACCCGTCTGATTCTGATCGATCTCGGTCAGGGCAGTAATCGCCTGGGCGGTTCCGCCTTGGCGCAAGTCTACGGGCAAATGGGAAACGATTCGCCCGATCTCGACGATCCCGCCCTGTTCAAGTCCTTTTTCGCCGCAATCCAGTCCTTGAACGAGGAAGGGCGACTGCTGGCCTATCACGACCGGTCCGACGGCGGTTTGTTCGCGACGCTCTGCGAAATGGCTTTCGCCGCACGCTGCGGACTCGAAATCGATGTTTCCGCGCTAGGGGACGATCCGGTCGCTGCGCTGTTTTCCGAGGAGCTCGGAGCCGTGATTCAGGTGCGGGAGACGGATCTGAGTGGAGTCACTGAACTGTTCGATCGGTCCGGGCTCGGCCGCTTCACTCATGTCATCGGCTTGCCCGGTGCCGACAAGCAAATCGTGTTCAGGGGGGGCGGCGAGATCTTGTTGTCCGAGTCCCGTGCCGAGCTGCAGTGCACCTGGGCGGAAACCAGCTACCGCATGCAGGCCTTGCGCGATAATCCGGACTGCGCACGCCGGGAATTCGAAGCCATCGCGGTCGAGGACGATCCCGGCCTCAACGCCGAGCTGAGCTTCGATCCCGCCGACGATGTCGCCGCGCCCTTTATCGCCAAAGGCCGGCCGCGCGTGGCGATTCTCCGGGAGCAAGGCGTCAACGGACACGTGGAAATGGCGGCGGCGTTCGATCGAGCCGGCTTCACGGCGGTGGACGTGCATATGAGCGATATCCTGGCGGGACATGTAAAGCTCCGCGATTTCGTCGGCCTGGCCGCTTGCGGCGGATTTTCCTACGGTGACGTACTGGGTGCCGGGGGAGGCTGGGCCAAATCGGTATTGCTCGATGCGCGTGGCCGCGATGAATTCCGCGCCTTTTTCGAAAGGCACGACACGTTCGGTATCGGCGTCTGCAACGGCTGCCAGATGATGTCCCATCTCGCCGAATTGATTCCCGGCGCCGTCCATTGGCCGCGCTTCGTCCGAAACGAATCCGAGCAGTTCGAGGCACGCGTGTCCTTGGTCGAAGTCCAGCGATCGCCATCCATCTTGTTTACCGGTATGGAAGGATCGCGTATCCCGGTGGTCGTGGCTCACGGTGAAGGAAGAGCCGAATTCCATGACGATGCACGCAAGGCGCTCAGTCTCGGCTTGGTTTCGCTCTGCTATACCGATACCCACGGCAAGATTGCCGAGTCGTTCCCACACAATCCGAACGGGTCGCCTTTGGGCATTACCGGCCTGACGACACTTGACGGTCGCTTCACCATCATGATGCCGCATCCGGAACGGTGTTTCCGCACGGTGCAGAATTCTTGGCATCCGGCAGGGTGGGGCGAGTACGGGCCATGGATGCGTCTATTTCGGAATGCGCGGGTTTGGGTGGGCTGA
- a CDS encoding PhoH family protein, whose product MSQDQSAEQKLFILDTNVLMHDPASLFRFQEHDIYIPMIVLEELDHSKKGLSDVARNARQASRFLDELIQHADIHAISNGIPLNQLQYASRIDEKCCGRLFFQVRRMDSVLPESLPGDLPDNSILATMLALSEEQPETQVVLVSKDINMRIKASVLGIRAEDYHSDQVLDDINLLYSGAFELPLDFWETHGSKMDSWQDPLGRTFYRVSGPLLKDWYPNQFLYLPDESNFEAIVRSKESGSAVIELARDYRNPQHAVWGIQARNREQNFAFNVLLDPEIDFVTLLGIAGTGKTLLTLAAGLAMTLEQKIYREIVMTRETIPLGEDIGFLPGTEEEKMTPWMGALLDNLELLSNHENGSAWERQATNTLLLNRVKMRSLNFMRGRTFLNRFIILDEAQNLTSKQMKTLITRAGPGSKIVCLGNIAQIDTPYLTGTTSGLTYVVDRFKDWPHAAHITLKRGERSRLADYAADSL is encoded by the coding sequence ATGAGTCAAGATCAAAGCGCTGAACAAAAGCTTTTCATACTCGACACCAATGTACTGATGCACGATCCGGCCTCGCTGTTCCGTTTCCAGGAACACGACATCTACATCCCCATGATCGTGCTGGAAGAACTGGACCATTCGAAAAAGGGACTATCGGACGTTGCCCGCAATGCCCGCCAGGCCAGCCGTTTTCTCGACGAATTGATTCAACATGCCGATATTCACGCGATCAGCAACGGCATACCGCTGAATCAACTGCAATATGCCTCCCGAATCGACGAAAAATGTTGCGGCCGCCTGTTTTTCCAGGTTCGGCGCATGGACTCGGTCTTGCCGGAAAGCCTGCCCGGCGATTTGCCGGACAATTCCATTCTCGCCACCATGCTGGCCTTGTCCGAGGAGCAGCCGGAAACACAAGTGGTGCTGGTGTCGAAAGACATCAACATGCGCATCAAGGCTTCGGTGCTCGGAATACGCGCCGAGGACTACCACAGCGATCAGGTGCTGGATGATATCAATCTGCTGTACAGCGGAGCTTTCGAGCTCCCGCTCGATTTTTGGGAAACCCACGGCAGCAAGATGGACTCCTGGCAGGACCCGCTGGGGCGCACCTTTTATCGTGTCTCGGGTCCGTTGCTGAAAGATTGGTATCCCAACCAATTTCTTTACCTTCCGGACGAATCGAATTTCGAAGCCATCGTCCGCAGCAAGGAGAGCGGCAGCGCCGTCATCGAACTGGCCCGCGACTATCGCAACCCGCAACACGCGGTATGGGGCATTCAGGCGCGCAACCGGGAACAGAACTTCGCCTTCAATGTTCTTCTGGATCCCGAAATCGATTTCGTCACATTATTGGGTATCGCCGGAACCGGCAAGACGCTGTTGACTTTGGCGGCCGGTCTTGCCATGACACTCGAACAGAAAATCTACCGGGAAATCGTGATGACCCGGGAAACGATACCCTTGGGCGAAGACATAGGATTCCTACCCGGTACCGAGGAAGAGAAGATGACACCCTGGATGGGCGCGCTGCTCGATAACCTGGAATTGTTGAGCAACCATGAAAACGGCTCCGCCTGGGAGCGACAGGCCACGAACACTTTGCTGTTGAACCGCGTCAAGATGCGTTCGCTCAATTTCATGCGCGGCCGCACATTCCTGAACCGTTTCATCATTCTGGACGAGGCGCAGAACCTGACATCGAAGCAGATGAAAACGTTGATCACCCGCGCCGGTCCCGGCAGCAAGATCGTCTGCCTCGGCAATATCGCGCAAATCGATACGCCGTATCTGACCGGCACGACTTCCGGGCTGACCTACGTGGTCGACCGGTTCAAGGATTGGCCGCATGCGGCGCACATTACCTTGAAGCGGGGCGAACGCTCCCGCCTGGCCGACTATGCGGCAGATTCCTTATAG